The genomic window aaccctatgtcacataggtacgggtacggatgctggtacgggtactggtttggatttttttcaaaaaacttgggtacgagAGTAcggctgtatatatatatatatatatatatatatatatatatatatagatatagaacATAAcataagaattcaaacaaaataacacattcatgattcaaattttatagtttctaaagaagaaactattgaaaaaaatatgaaaacgcAGCTCAGTGTGTGTTTCCTGAGTGTAAATAACAAATctgaaatcctaaattttggataggaaAGGACTCTGTCAACTTTGATCGAGTCCTAAATCGGACGGATATGGTCCTGGGTACGTTGATCCTATCCGGTACTGTTTGACCAGTACCCAAGAGGTACCCGGGACAGTACCAATATCAGCACCGGTGTCGTACCTGATCGGTACGGGTACGCTGCCTTTACAGTAGTACTTATGTGACAAAGTctaaacctatacgatacgtatcgtaagATACAAATAACATTGCAAGTAAGCATCTTTTGAAGCATGTCTTGACCTTGCTAAAAACGTGACTTTTGTAGTATGGTAACAATGACTGCCACTAAACAGTATTTGATGCATGATTGCTATAGTCGTAATCAACCACCAATTTATCATCCTGCTGATTGGATCATCTCCTCTACACAGTTCGCCACTTGATCAACATTTGATAGTTCTTTTGGAGTTTATGTCCAAAAGCATAAGGTTAGTTTTGACATCACCTGCACGCAAACGGCTTCGTGCATGGGAATTATTGGTGCATGGGGTCCGTTATTGCCATTTTATAATAATTGAACAAATGCATATTCTGTAAATGTGCTATTGTATAGATTGATTGCAATCACCTGCCATTGTTGTAGAAACTAAAAATGACGAGGCATAGGAGATGCCAGTTTACTAGATTGGTCTACCCTAGTGTAgaaagttatttatttattttttttgcctGATGTAATCTAATTGTGGTTTTTCATCATCGGGTGTTCTCCCAGATGCTAATTTACTGCTTTGTCTGTCCAGATAGAAAACCTCCAGGTGTAGGGCGTGGAAGGGGAAGAGGCAGAGATGACAGCAGTGGCCGACCAGCAAAGAGCATTGGGCGGGGCCAAGAAGATGGATCTGGTAAAGGTGGTGGCAGTGGTCGTGGTAGGGGTGGATCTGGAGGCAAAGGTACTGGGAGTAAAGGTACCAATCTGTACTGTTACTCCATTTTTGTGCTTGATAAATAGAAGTCTTATGAATGGTCAACTGGAAAAAGCCGACCTCAACTTTTGTGATTGTCAACCACGTAAgcttttttcatgttaaacGAAAACAAACTGCTAACTAGCGTGAGCCTTTtcccttgattttgtaaacGCTGCACTCCTGTGAAGGTGTACTTTACCTCTACTGGCCTTTGGGTGTACAAACTCGAGATCTATTTCGGGCCGgccggcccgggcccgacccagcccgtttgataataaaaaattattttaattataaaatattttttaataatataaaatatatttttaattataaaatacacattattaagtttaaaaaataataaaaaataatttttataaattattaacGGGCTggatcgggccgggccgacccaGGCCGCACAACCGGGCTCGGCCCGACAGCTCGTTTTCCAAGCCCGGGCCCGACCGAGCCGGGTATTGGGTACCCGATGGGTACCCTgcccgacgcccacccttagATCTATATTTGTAACATTGggtttaacatttttaaaatatagcCACAGTTGCGTTTTTTAGTACCTAATACTTTGGTGCTTGTATGAAATTATCTTGTTTGAATATGGGCATCCTATTAGTTGGTCCGTTTAAGGACATGCAACACCCATGATATTCTTTTCAGTAGACTGAATAGTTTTACTGACTCGATGATTCCATTCGTATGCATCTCTTCTGTTGAAATAGGTGGTGGACGTGGACGCGGTTGATCTGTTGCAGAGGGTAATGGGCAAAGGTGCACAATGGATGAAGTTTCAAATGTTTTATCATGGCTGCAGCATCTTGTTGAGGACGTTATACTTCTCGTGGGGTTGGGCTTGTGGATGTAAGATTATATATTACGGTGATCTTTCACCAAAAGCTAATGGTTAGGGATGAAAGATTTGCAGGTTACAATTCCTTTGGTTTAAATagaatctgaaatttttttggttggcccttcttttgcttttctattgCCTGTTCATTTACTTTTCAAGTCACATTTTCTGTTGGTTTATATAGTTTAACTGACTTTTAGTATGTTTTTAGTGCTGTACGATcccttcagttctctctctctctctctctagcaacACACCCAATACGATTATAAAACGACACGAGTTTTATGGGTGGTCTTGTGAATTTGTGGCCTTTTGGGGGCAGATTGGAATATGGactgtcacatgggtgtggctATGATGCAGTACGGGTAAGCACTCTGGGCGTAGTCACACCATTTCTCAAAATTGTGGGCAAGAGGGGCGACGacagggtatatatatatatattaaaatcaaaattaaattaaaaaggAGGATAATGCAAAAGTTTGGTGGAAGGGAAATAAGGGaggagaaaaatcaaaattaaggCGAAGCACTGCAGTCGCAGGTGTTTTAGAAAACGAGTTGAGCTTCATGTGGCCTGTTTCTGAATGTGTCCTGCATTGACTCCGTGACTCAATACGAGGAGTGGGTGTTCGGCTCAATCCGACTCATATGGGCGCATTAATTGGTGTGATAACCCAAATTGGGATTCTATGAAAagtaaatatatatttgaatttgtcaaatgcacaaaccaaatattaaattgaaaatcaatatttcaaaacaaagtttgattcaattgaaatctattttcaatcaaagtatggatgaaaatacccttttcaaattaaatttgatagaatttttaaaattttctcaaatttaaatGGAATTGTCATActtcaaagtttcaaatttttgagaaagctTTTGAAGAACCATTTGAGAGTATAAAACgctttgatttgaaaaaatcttgaatttATAAATCTTTACGAATAttgtttgaaaatatttgaagatcatcttttaaag from Nymphaea colorata isolate Beijing-Zhang1983 chromosome 6, ASM883128v2, whole genome shotgun sequence includes these protein-coding regions:
- the LOC116256113 gene encoding probable U6 snRNA-associated Sm-like protein LSm4 isoform X3; this encodes MLPLSLLKTAQGHPMLVELKNGETYNGHLVNCDSWMNIHLREVICTSKVIDKVQEETNKSRTDRKPPGVGRGRGRGRDDSSGRPAKSIGRGQEDGSGKGGGSGRGRGGSGGKGTGSKGGGRGRG